The window CGTGAGCCCCGGGCAGACGCAGTTCGCGCGCACGCCTTGCTCGCCGTACTGGAAGGCGACGAGGCGGGTCAGCGCGACGACGCCGCCCTTGCTCGCCGTGTAGCCGGAGCCGAAGCCGTGCCCGCGGAGCCCGGCGGTCGACGCGACGGTGACGATCGCGCCGCGCGTCCCGTGCGGACCTCGCGGGGCGCGTAGAAGGTGCGGCAGCGCATGCTTGACGAAGAGGAAGGTCCCGATGAGGTTCACCGCGAGCGTCTGCTGGAAGGTCTCGAGGGCGACCTCGGCGACCGGCCGCAGGTCGTCCGGCAGGAAGACGCCCGCGCTGGTGACGAGCCCGCCGACGCCGCCGAGCTCCGCCGCCGTGCGCTCGATCGCGGCGCGCACCTCGTCCTCGCGGCTCACGTCGGCGGCGATCGCGAGCGCACGCGCGCCGCTCGCGCGCAACACCCGCTCCACCTCGCGCGCGAGCTCGAGGTTGCGGTCGACGATCGCGACCGCGGCCCCCTCGCTCGCGAGGCGCTCGGCGGCGGCGCGGCCGATGCCGCTCGCGCCCCCGGTGACGATCACCGTGCGTCCTGCGAGTCCCTTCATGCCGACGAGCCTCCTCGCGGCTCCGCGGCCGCGTCGCCGCGCGCCCGCGCGAGTACGGCGCACATCGCGTCGCCCGCGCGCCGCGCCACCTCGAGCGGTGGCCGCGCCGCGAGCTCCTTCGACCACACCTCGACGCTGATCGGCGCCGCGCAGCCCGCCGCGTCGAGCTCGCGCAGGAGACCGACCAGGTCGAGCTCGCCCTCGCCCGGCAGCAGCCGGCGCTCGAGCGTCGCGCTCATGTAGTCCGGCTCCGGGCCGTCGACGAGCGGCGAGTCGCAGAGCTGCAGCGCGAGGATCCGACCTCCGGGGACGGTGCGCAGCAGCTCGCGGCCGCCGGCGGTGCGCGCGAGGTGCCAGGCGTCGACCAGAATGCCGCCGTTCGGGCGGTCGGCGGCTTCGACGATCCGCGCCGCGGTCGCGAGGTCGACGCGCGAGCCCGGCCAGAACTCGAGGTGGAGCAGGAGATCGAGCGCCGCCGCGCGGTCGCAGAGCGCGGCGAACGCTGCCGCCGCCGCCTCGACGGGCAGCGGCTCACCGGGGCCATCGACGACGCTGATCGAGCGCGCGCCGAGCGCCTGCGCGAGGGCGAGCATCTCGTCAGCGCGCACCTGACGCCGTCCGAGCTGCGCGCCCGGTCGCCAGTCGCCGAGCGCCTCCATCTCGGCGACCACGAGCCCGTGCTCGTCGAGCAGCGCGCGCAGGTCGTCGTCCGTAAGCCCTTCCTGCTCGCGGGCGCGGACGACGTCGCGGACGCGCACCGAGATGGCGGCGAAGCCGCCCGCGCGCGCCGCCGCGACGCGCTCGCGGAAGGTCGCGTTCGGGATCGTGCCGGCGGACAGCACCAGGTCGTCGCGACCCAGCGTGCGGCGCGGCGGTCGCTGCATCGCCGCACCGTCCCGCGGCGGCGCGGTCGCTGTCAAGGCGCGTGCCGGCGCGTGCGGGGCGCGGTCCGTGGGCGCGTCTCGCGCCTCGCGGCGCGCCGGAGCTTTGTTGCAAAGGCCCCCGCCAAGCCGTATGACCACAGACCGCGGCGGGAAACGGGCCAACCGTCGACGCCCGGTCAGACGTCGCTTCCAAATTCAAAGTTTGGGTGCTCGATTGGCCGGGGAGAAGCCGCTGCGGATTTGTCTGCTCACCTACCGAGGCAACCCGCGCTCGGGTGGGCAAGGCGTCTACGTCAAGCTCCTCAGCCGCGAGCTCGCCGCGCTCGGTCACCAGGTCGACGTGTGGAGCGGACCCCCGTACCCCGAGGTCCCCGACGGCGTCCGCCTGGTCAAGGTGCCGAGCCTCGACCTCTGGAACGAGGCGGCGCTGCTGCGACGCCCGTCGCTGCGCGAGCTGCGTGACCCGATCAACCTCTCGGAGTACGCGCGCACCGCGCTCGGCGGCTTCCCGGAGCCGCTGACCTTCTCGCGCCGCGTGGCGCGCCGCTTCCGGCGCGAGTCGCTCGAGCGGCACTACGACATCGTGCACGACAACCAGTCGCTCGGACCGGGCCTGCTGCGCGTGAAGAACTGCCTGCCGGTGGTCGCGACCATCCACCACCCGGTGACGATGGACTTCCGCATCGCGCTGCGCGCCGCGAAGACGCCGCTCAAGCGCTACGGGCTCAAGCGCTGGTACAGCTTCCTGCCCGTGCAGCAGCGCGTGTCGCGACGGCTCGACCGCGTGCTCACGGTGTCCGAGGCGTCGGCGCGCGACCTGCAGACCGAGTACGGCATCCGCGCCGACCGGCTGCGCGTCGTCGGCAACGGCATCAACCTCGACGTCTTCCAGCCGCTGCCCGGCATCGAGCGCCGTCCCGACCGCCTGATCACGACGCTCTCCGCCGACTCGCCGCTCAAGGGCTTCTCATTCCTGCTCGATGCGCTCGCCGAGCTGCGCAAGACGCGTCCGACGCTCGAGCTGACGGTCATCGGGCAACCCGGCGTGCGCTCGCAGACCAGCGCCCAGGTCGAGCGGCTCGGCCTCAAGGAGGTCGTGCACTTCACCGGGCGGGTCGAGGCGGAGGACATCGCGCGCAGGTACGCCGAGTCGACGATCGCCGTCGTGCCCTCGCTCTACGAGGGCTTCGGCTTCCCGGCGGGCGAGGCGATGGCGTGCGAGGTTCCGGTCGTGTCGACGACCGCCGGCGCGCTGCCCGAGGTGATCGGCCGCGACGGCCGCGCCGGCGTGCTCGTCGAGCCGGGCTCGGCGGAGGCGCTCGCGCGCGCGATCGGCGAGCTGCTCGACGCCGCGCCGGAGCGCCGCCGCGCGATGGGCGAGGCGGGGCGCGCCCGGGTCACGTCGTTGTTCACCTGGCGCCGTGCGGCGGAGCGCACGGTCGAGTCGTATCGCGAGGCGATGCAGGAGCGAGCGGCCGCTCGATGCTGACCGTCGAGCTCGAACGCTTGCCGCTCCGGCCGGGCAGCCGGGTTCTCGACGTCGGCTGCGGCGGCGGGCGTCACATCCGGGCGACGCGTGCGCTCGACGGCGTCGCCGCGATCGCGCTCGACCGCGGCCGCAAGGAGGTCGACGAGACCGCGGCCTCGCTGCGCGAGCTCGATGCGCTGCCGCCGGAGGCCGGCGGGTCGTCGCCCAGCGCGGGCCCGTGGGCGGCGATGCAGGGCACGATCTACGACCTGCCGTTCGCCAATGGCGCGTTCGACTGCGTGATCCTCTCCGAGGTGCTCGAGCACCTCGAGGACGACGAGCGCGCGCTGCGCGAGGTGACGCGCGTGCTGCGTCCGGGCGGCGTGCTCGCCGTGTCGGTGCCGCGCACGCTGCCCGAGGCGGTGTGCTGGGCGCTGTCGCGCCGCTACCGCAACACGCCGGGCGGACACGTCCGCATCTACCTGCGCTCGACGCTCGAGCGCCTTCTCGAGCGCTGCGGCTACCGAGTCGTCGCGCGCCACTTTGCCCACGCGCTGCACTCGCCGTTCTGGTGGCTCAAGTGCCTCGTGGGCGTCGATCGGCAGGATGCGCTGCCGGTCGCGCTGTACCACCGCTTCCTCGTCTGGGACCTGATGCAGCGTCCGCGCATCACGCGGCTTCTGGAAGCGGCCCTCAACCCGCTGATCGGCAAGAGCCTCGTGCTCTACGCCGTCAAAGGATGACGCGCATGCGCCGAGCCGTGAAGCGTAGGTCGAGCCGGGGTCCGCTGACGCAAGCCGAGATCGAGCAGACCGGCGCGTGGATCGCATCGCAGCAGCGGCCGAGCGGCGAGATCCCCTGGTGCCGCGACGGCAAGACCGATCCGTGGGACCTCGTGCACGCGGCGATGGGCTTGACGGTCGCCGGCCGGTACGAGGAGGCGATCGCCGCGTTCCGCTTCCTCGCGCGCACGCAGAACGAGGACGGCTCGTGGCCCGCCGAGTGGCGGGGCGAGATGGTGAGCAACGCGACGCGTGAGACCAACCACGCGGCGTACCTCGCGACCGGCCTCTGGCACCTCTACCTCGCGCGGCAGGACGTCGACTTCCTCGCCGAGATGTGGCCGACGCTCGACGGCGCGATCGACTTCGTCGTCCGCATGCAGGAGCCGTGCGGCGGCATCGCGTGGGCGCTCGATCCGCAGGGACGTCCGTGGCGCGCGCCGCTGCTCACCGGCACGTCGTCGATCCACGGTAGCCTGGTGTGCGCGGTGCGCATCGCCGAGCGTCTGCAGCACGACCGTCCGGCGTGGCGTCGCGCGCGCGAAGCGGTCGCGCGTCTGTTGCGCTGGAACCGCGAGCGCTTCGAGCGTCCGGATCTGCCCGAGCCGCAGGGACGGCACTCGATGGACTGGTACTACCCGGTCCTCGGCGGCGCGCTGCGCGGGCGCGCGGGCCGCGAGCACCTGCTGAACGCCGAGCAGAACGCGGCCTTCATCGAGGAGGGCGTCGGCTGCCGCTGCGTCAAGGACCGTCCCTGGTACACGGTCGCCGAGAGCTGCGAGCTGGCGCTCGCGCTCGACGCCGTTGGCTTGACGGTGCGCGCGCGCCAGATCGTCTCCTGGATGAGCGCGCTGCGCACGGAGGAGGGCGGCTACTGGACGGGCACGACGCACCCCGACCGCATCCTCTACCCCGAGGGCGAGCAGACGACGTGGACCGCGGCGACCGTGCTGCTCGCGCACGACGCGCTCGCCGGCGAGGGCGCGACGCGCACCTTTTTCCGCGACCTCGCGGGCGACGACCTGGGCGTGGTCGAGCCGCTGCCCGCGCCGCGTCCGAGCGTCGAGCGTCCGCGCGTCGATCGCCCGGGCGTCGAGCGGCCGGGCGTCGGCGAGCACGCGGAGGTCGCGAGCGCCGTGCACGGCGACGACGGCGATCCGGCGTTCGGCTGACGCGCGAGCTGGCCTTCGCTCCGCCCGCCCGGGTGGCGCCGCCGCGCGCGCTCGAAATCCCGCGGCGATTCTGCTTCCGATGAGCCAGCGTGCTGACCCGGCTGCGGCTCAGGAACTTCAAGGCGTGGCGTGACTCGGGCGACATCCGCTTCGCGCCGCTGACCGTCCTGTTCGGCACCAACAGCGCCGGCAAGACGAGCATCCCGCAGCTCCTGCTGCTGCTGAAGCAGACCGCCGAGTCCGCGGATCGCCAGCGCGCGCTGCACTTGGGCGACGCGCGCTCGCTGGTCGACGTCGGAACGTTCGAGGAGGCGGTGCACGGGCGCGACGTCGAGCAGCCGCTCGAGCTTGCCCTCGACTGGACGCTCGCGTCGTTGCTCGAGGTGCGCGATCCGCTGTCGGATCGGGTGTACGCGGGCAATCAGCTTTCCTTTCGCGCGCGCATCGGCGCCGACGAGCGACGTCAGCCGCGCGTCGAGTCGTTCGCCTACGAGCTGCGCCGCGATGGCCTGCTCGAGCTGGATCTCTCGCTCGAGCGGCGGCGCGAGGCCGGTGGAGGCGGTTCGCGCGAGCGTCCGGAGTACGAGCTCGGCTCGCCGTCGTCGCGCTACCCGCTCGCGCGCCGTCGAGGACGCGAGGGCGCGCTGCCGGCGCCGCTTCGCTTCTACGGCTTCCCCGACGAGGTCGCGGCGTACTTCCAGAACGCGACCTTCGCCGCGGACTTCGTGCTCGAGCTCGAGCGCCTTCTGAAGAGCATCTTCTACGTCGGGCCGCTGCGCGAGTACCCGAAGCGGCTCTACCTGTGGTCGGGCGAGGCGCCCGAGCACGTCGGCACGCGCGGCGAGCGGGCGATCGAGGCGATCCTCGCGGCGAGCGAGCGCTCCTTCACCTGGAAGGACGGGCAGGAGGCGAAGAGGCTTCCCGTGCTGGTCGCCGAGCGGCTGCGCGCGATGGGGCTGATCCACGACTTCCGCATCGAGCCGCTCGGCGAGCGGCGCAACGAGTACGACGTGCTCGTGCAGACGAGCCCGGGGCTGCCGCACGTCAAGCTCACCGACGTCGGCTTCGGCGTGAGCCAGATCCTGCCGGTGATCGTCGAGTGCTTCTACGTGCCGCGTCGCTCGATCGTGCTCTTCGAGCAGCCGGAGGTGCACCTGCACCCGCGCGTGCAGGCCGACCTCGCGGACCTGTTCGTCGACGCGATCCGCGCGCGCGAGAGCGGCGCCCGCCGCGACTGCCAGTTCGTGATCGAGAGCCACTCGGAGCACTTCCTGCGCCGGCTGCAGCGTCGCATCGCCGAGCAGGAGATCGCGCACGACGACGCCGCGCTCTACTTCATCCACGGCGACGTGTCGGGCGCGCGGCTCGAGGAGCTCGACGTCGACCCGTACGGCAACATCCGCAACTGGCCGCCGGGCTTCTTCGGCGACGAGATGGCCGACCTGGTCGCGCGCAGCGAGGCGCAGGCGCGGCGGATGTCGGAAGCGACCGAGTGAACGAGCTGCCGCTTCGCTGCGTCGTCGACACCAACGTGCTCATGACGGCGAACGGCGCGAATCCCGCCGTGTCGGCGGAGTGCGCGGCGCGCAGCGCGAGCGCGCTCGCCGCGGTGATGGCCTCGGGGCACGTGTTCCTCGACAGCGGACGACGGATCCTCCGCGAGTACGGCGCGAACCTCGACGGCGCCGCACCCGGACCCGGCACCGCCTTTTACAAGTGGCTCTTGACGCACGAGTGGAACGAGCGGGCGGTGACGCGCGTGCGGATCACCAGGCTCGCCGGCGACGAGGAGCGCTACCTCGAGCTTCCCGAGCCCGACGACGGCACGGTCTACGATCCTTCCGACCGCAAGTTCCTCGCCGTCGCCGCGGCCGATCCCGAGCACCCGCCGATCCTGCAGTCCTTCGACAGCAAGTGGTGGGGCTGGCGCGACGCGCTCGCGAAGCTCGGCGTCGTGATCCACTTCCTGTGCGCGGACGAGATCGCGCGGAAGTACGCGGAGAAGCACTCGGAGAGCCATCCGGAGGACGGCGGATGAGCGAGCCGTTCTTCCGCTTCCCGCGCACGCCGCACCTCGCCTGGCTCGGCTCCGGTCAGCCGCGCGACGACAAGGTGCTGTCGTCCGAGGAGGCCCGTGAGTTGCTCGACGGCGAGGTCGTGGTCGAGGAGAAGATCGACGGCGCGAACCTCGGCCTCTCCGTCGATGCACACGGACGCCTGCGCGCGCAGAACCGCGGCTCGTACGTGGCGCGCGAGCGTTCGGCGCCCCAGTTCAAGCACCTGTTCGCGTGGCTCGACCAGCGCGCGAGCGAGCTGGTGGACGCGCTCGCGCCGGACCTCATCCTGTTCGGCGAGTGGTGCTACGCGGTGCACGCGATCCGCTACACGCGGCTGCCGGACTGGTTCATCGCCTTCGACGTCTACGACCGCGCGCGCGGCGAGTTCTGGAGCGTGCCGCGGCGCGACGCGCTGATCGAGCGGCTCGGGCTCGCGCTCGTGCCGCGCATCGCGAGCGGACGGTTCGACCTCGAGGGCTTACGTCGCCTGCTCGGACCGTCGCGCTTCACCGACGGTCCCGCCGAGGGGATCTACGTGCGACGCGACGAGGGCGACCATCTGCGCGC is drawn from Candidatus Binatia bacterium and contains these coding sequences:
- a CDS encoding SDR family NAD(P)-dependent oxidoreductase, which produces MKGLAGRTVIVTGGASGIGRAAAERLASEGAAVAIVDRNLELAREVERVLRASGARALAIAADVSREDEVRAAIERTAAELGGVGGLVTSAGVFLPDDLRPVAEVALETFQQTLAVNLIGTFLFVKHALPHLLRAPRGPHGTRGAIVTVASTAGLRGHGFGSGYTASKGGVVALTRLVAFQYGEQGVRANCVCPGLTRTPMVGGAYDDPESARRATRGIPLRRIAEPHEIGDLACHLLSDDASYVNGQVIAADGGATVV
- a CDS encoding sugar phosphate isomerase/epimerase, with the translated sequence MQRPPRRTLGRDDLVLSAGTIPNATFRERVAAARAGGFAAISVRVRDVVRAREQEGLTDDDLRALLDEHGLVVAEMEALGDWRPGAQLGRRQVRADEMLALAQALGARSISVVDGPGEPLPVEAAAAAFAALCDRAAALDLLLHLEFWPGSRVDLATAARIVEAADRPNGGILVDAWHLARTAGGRELLRTVPGGRILALQLCDSPLVDGPEPDYMSATLERRLLPGEGELDLVGLLRELDAAGCAAPISVEVWSKELAARPPLEVARRAGDAMCAVLARARGDAAAEPRGGSSA
- a CDS encoding glycosyltransferase family 4 protein, which codes for MAGEKPLRICLLTYRGNPRSGGQGVYVKLLSRELAALGHQVDVWSGPPYPEVPDGVRLVKVPSLDLWNEAALLRRPSLRELRDPINLSEYARTALGGFPEPLTFSRRVARRFRRESLERHYDIVHDNQSLGPGLLRVKNCLPVVATIHHPVTMDFRIALRAAKTPLKRYGLKRWYSFLPVQQRVSRRLDRVLTVSEASARDLQTEYGIRADRLRVVGNGINLDVFQPLPGIERRPDRLITTLSADSPLKGFSFLLDALAELRKTRPTLELTVIGQPGVRSQTSAQVERLGLKEVVHFTGRVEAEDIARRYAESTIAVVPSLYEGFGFPAGEAMACEVPVVSTTAGALPEVIGRDGRAGVLVEPGSAEALARAIGELLDAAPERRRAMGEAGRARVTSLFTWRRAAERTVESYREAMQERAAARC
- a CDS encoding methyltransferase domain-containing protein, translated to MLTVELERLPLRPGSRVLDVGCGGGRHIRATRALDGVAAIALDRGRKEVDETAASLRELDALPPEAGGSSPSAGPWAAMQGTIYDLPFANGAFDCVILSEVLEHLEDDERALREVTRVLRPGGVLAVSVPRTLPEAVCWALSRRYRNTPGGHVRIYLRSTLERLLERCGYRVVARHFAHALHSPFWWLKCLVGVDRQDALPVALYHRFLVWDLMQRPRITRLLEAALNPLIGKSLVLYAVKG
- a CDS encoding prenyltransferase/squalene oxidase repeat-containing protein; amino-acid sequence: MRRAVKRRSSRGPLTQAEIEQTGAWIASQQRPSGEIPWCRDGKTDPWDLVHAAMGLTVAGRYEEAIAAFRFLARTQNEDGSWPAEWRGEMVSNATRETNHAAYLATGLWHLYLARQDVDFLAEMWPTLDGAIDFVVRMQEPCGGIAWALDPQGRPWRAPLLTGTSSIHGSLVCAVRIAERLQHDRPAWRRAREAVARLLRWNRERFERPDLPEPQGRHSMDWYYPVLGGALRGRAGREHLLNAEQNAAFIEEGVGCRCVKDRPWYTVAESCELALALDAVGLTVRARQIVSWMSALRTEEGGYWTGTTHPDRILYPEGEQTTWTAATVLLAHDALAGEGATRTFFRDLAGDDLGVVEPLPAPRPSVERPRVDRPGVERPGVGEHAEVASAVHGDDGDPAFG
- a CDS encoding DUF3696 domain-containing protein; protein product: MLTRLRLRNFKAWRDSGDIRFAPLTVLFGTNSAGKTSIPQLLLLLKQTAESADRQRALHLGDARSLVDVGTFEEAVHGRDVEQPLELALDWTLASLLEVRDPLSDRVYAGNQLSFRARIGADERRQPRVESFAYELRRDGLLELDLSLERRREAGGGGSRERPEYELGSPSSRYPLARRRGREGALPAPLRFYGFPDEVAAYFQNATFAADFVLELERLLKSIFYVGPLREYPKRLYLWSGEAPEHVGTRGERAIEAILAASERSFTWKDGQEAKRLPVLVAERLRAMGLIHDFRIEPLGERRNEYDVLVQTSPGLPHVKLTDVGFGVSQILPVIVECFYVPRRSIVLFEQPEVHLHPRVQADLADLFVDAIRARESGARRDCQFVIESHSEHFLRRLQRRIAEQEIAHDDAALYFIHGDVSGARLEELDVDPYGNIRNWPPGFFGDEMADLVARSEAQARRMSEATE
- a CDS encoding RNA ligase family protein; protein product: MSEPFFRFPRTPHLAWLGSGQPRDDKVLSSEEARELLDGEVVVEEKIDGANLGLSVDAHGRLRAQNRGSYVARERSAPQFKHLFAWLDQRASELVDALAPDLILFGEWCYAVHAIRYTRLPDWFIAFDVYDRARGEFWSVPRRDALIERLGLALVPRIASGRFDLEGLRRLLGPSRFTDGPAEGIYVRRDEGDHLRARAKLVRPEFTAAIGEHWSRRTLERNRLAVEAPSAPPRTR